The genomic stretch TTGTGCTTGCACTATGCCACATTGTAattaaaaaaacttttcaatattTCCTAtatatcatatcaaatcttatagtgcatgcataaaatattaaataaaaataaaaataaaaagtaattatatagtttgtctataTTTATGAGACGATTTTTTTAGGTTTAGTTAGTTtatagttggataataattgtcaaatacaaacggagTGGTATAGTGTTAAATCTAAAGAAAGATTTGGATCTAAACCAGCGGCACTTATAAGGCTCCGCTCCTCCTGCCACTAGAGACGAGCACGAGGAGTTAGGTTATAGGTGTTCCGGCTAGCTCCATTACATGCTTCTACAGTGAAGAAGCCGGTGCCGGTTAGAGCCCCTCCAAACACATGCTAAGTTCTGGCACCCCATGAAGCAACATACGTTTCTGACCAAACAGTGAAGACAACGATGATCAGACAAGAGCGGGCATAAGCTTCAGTGAGTGCAACATCACTACACCAAGCCCCTCtctcaaagttttttttttcaaaatgcgCTAACTCCAAAGAGTATCTGATGAACAAACACTTAGCACTGAGTTAGCATTTTGAAaacattttaaaaaaaaattctcaagctTCCTTGCCATGTCACTAAACCTAACACATATGCATTGTTAGTTCTTGCCAATGACACTAGATAACCATATTAGCAAAATAACTCTACTCTTTATTAACAACTTCCTAGAACCATAGAGTTTTCTAACTCACCAAAAAGTATTAGGAGGAATAAATAAGACTATCTTCAATAATTTTCAGTAATTCACTCCTAAAAAATAGAAGATAATTTTAAGTTAGAAATTATATACTATTTCTAAATTATTCTAATAAttacttttatatatttttctctctcttatACATTTGCATTAAGaacccttttttattttttattctttttcacGTTCTTTCACCTTGGATTGGCATACCGATACGCATGTCTTCCACAAGTGGATATATGCGCTTGTTCGTTGGTTTCTTTCTAAATGCCAAAAGATTCAAATGTGGGATACTCTTGGAGATGTGTTTTTTCTATTCTTGCCAAAAATTTGAAATTGAGAGgcttgaagatgctcttaggTAATACATATTTACACCGTACAATAGGCATACAAAAACAAAATATTCTCACTTTTCTTGCCTTTATGAGAAACATGAGACCTTTTTTTAAGCAATATGGCAAAACTTTATTCATTCAAGATAGTTACATCGTTTATCAAAGAAACTTGAATAAAGCTAGAGGCTCATTGACCCAAGTATAATTTTGTTTATATTGTCGAGCTCTTTTAGCTAAATTATAAGCCACCTGATTCGCCTCCCTGCTACAATGTTCAATCAATATATCCTAGAAATCACTCTATATAATATTGCAGTCATCATCTATTGCAGCTGCCGAATTTGCTGAGAAGTCTCTATCCTTCATAATTTGTATCACGTCCATATAATCTGATTGGATGATTAATCGGTTGCATCCTATATGCTGCGCTAACATTAATTCCTCTTGCAGCGCATAAGCCTCTGCCATCGGTGCATCAACAAGATGTGGCACAAAACTATGGGCTGCTGCTAGAACACCACCCGAGTAGTCTCTTATAATAGAACCAACACTGCCACACCCACCATTTTCATCAAAGCCAGTATCAACGTTCACCATAACTTTACTGTCTAGAGGTTTCTTCCATCCCCTGCCTTATAATTAATATTGAGCTTTTCTTCATCGCTAGCTTATAGTTCTTGGTTAGTGTCGCAATGGCCATGGCGGACTTTGACGGTCGCTGGATAGTTTCTCCATGGACCCGTTGTCGATGTTCCCATCATATATACCAGGTGGTTGTGATGACTAACTCTGCAAATCCCACCTCAAGGTTATGGATTTGATCATCCCTTGTGAGAATTTCCTCAAGAATTACAGAACCCGATCTGTCAGTTATAATTAGGTGTTGTATTTTCTCTTCAATTTCCAACGAACGCCACACTTGTCTCACTCGTTGACATGTAAAAAATCATGTGTTTAATATCTTTAGCTCCATCCTGACAAACTAGACAACCACCTGAATCATCAATATGTCGATTTGCTAGAGTGGCACGGCATGGCAACAAGCCTTTGATTGCCCGCCACCCAAAGATCTTAATCTTTGCAGGTGTTTTCAACTTCCATAAGCACTTCCAAAGCCGATTTCTTGATGCAGTACTGGCTGGCACTTAGATACTTCTCGCTCCAAATTTATATTTCCATTGATAATGGTAAGCTGATTTCACCGAGAACAAACCACTACTGTTATAATGCCAAGCTACCAAGTCTTCCCTACCAGAGCGGATAATGCAACATGGATGTGACTACGGAAAACATAATGTAAGCAATCAAATACAATTTGATCAAACACGGTTTGCCTACAGGACAAATAACATTATCTATGTTTAGTTGTTTACGATGACTTGAGTTAGGCTGACTAAGATCTAACGCGGATTGAGACTAGTATAAACAAACCAATTACAACCGTAGAACACAGTGACACGTAGCACTATGAGCGAGTAGGGAGAGGCGTGAATGCGTGATGCAGGGGAGACGAGGCTGAGTGTACTTAGGTTAGTGCTCTGCCGGCTTCCAGCTACCTCCATGTGACCTAGGTGGATGATTACCTTTTTCTAGGTGGATGATTACCTTTTCTTTTACCTCATCTTCTTTTTCTACAAGTGTTACTGCTTTTGTAACTTTAGCGTGTTTCCGCTTGTTGTGTTTTGTGGGTGTGATCAGGGTTTCCTTGCATTTGAATATTATCAAGACTAACACTCTTATGGTAAATTCCTCGTGTAGTATTATAAAATTGCACGCTCTCTTATTTGCTCAAGACTAATACTACTGTTTTGACTTTTTCTTACCTAAACTACCTTTTAGCTTTCCATCTATATAGAGACTAACACTAATGTCATGTATTGTATGTCGACAAAATGGGCTCAAAACCAGATTTATTCAGTTACAAATGACCTCTCTTTTTTTATCATATACTACGTCTGTCCAAGAAAAACAATAATTTTAGTAGTACCAAAGAACTCAaattatcttaagtttgaccataTTTATATAGAAAgtatcaatatttatgatatcaaataagtATAATTAAATTTGTGATAGAATATATTGTCAtcgtatactccctccgtcctaaaatACAATGCATTGTGGCTATTTTTAGATAAAATAAGAGAGTGGGTAATAGATGCATGTACCCCTCGCTTGAAATCAGATCCTATTTCACATGATTAAAGGGTGCAATGTAAGTTTCTATATAGAAAATATTGTAAGCActcaattatttttattttctgtaTTTTTATTTAAGTAAACATTAACTTCTTGTCCTCCGAATGCACTATATTTGGAGACACCTCTCAAATACCAGAATGCATTCTATTCCAAAATAGAGGGAGTACCTATTTGGTTACTTAAATACTGATATTCCTTTTTCTATGAACTTAATCAAATTTAGGTGATTTGATTAAGGATAGAAATGGAATTGCACTGTTTTCAAGACAGAGGTATTACAGTTGTATGCTTTTGAAATGAATTGGCTGGTACATACAATTTAATTATATCAATAGATCTTCCAGTAGGGGGTAAAACCCCTGTTTCATAACAAAAAATTAGATCTAAATAACACGagttttaatcctagttaatgcagtttaataaataaaaccaCATTCCATTCCCGTTCAAAACAGATGGAGTGTAGGTGTTAGCAGCACAGTAAAGATATCAAAATTACGCTTCCCATGTGTAAAAAAGCTGCTAAGTCAAACCATctttaagtttgatcaaattaatGTATAGCGCAAAAGCATCAATATTTGGTACTCACAAGTATGGTATTCGATCATGAATATATTTTCTTAGTATATACCTAATTGATGTCAACATACAAGATAGTTTGACTTGATAAAACCAGAGTCATATATTTTTTAGAAGGGAGGTAGTATTTTAGATTATTACACAAGTACCAGAATTTGGTATTTGCTGTTCTGATCTTTCTTGTATCACCTCACCTATTATAGATTAGGTGATATCTCCGGTGTGCCTTAATTAGAGtttggtaaaaaaaagaaagcattttatatgatttatttaTACTCCCCTGAATTGCGATCATCCGGCAATATATAGCTCTGTTTGGTATAGCTTACAACACCTTCacgagctgttgtgagctgtttttttttttttgccaaacacttgtttttaaaacagcttcatgagtgagctgtttttcttctcctctTATAAAAACATGAGTGAGATGAaactgaaaaaagtagcttatagcagctctctccctcatttcttTCTCCCATCTATGcaagaagtagttggtgaagctattttaccaaataTTTTTTCCGAAATAGCTTAGCTTCATTTAGGAAGTtgttcatgaagctattttctaaaagaaCAACTTCATTAGTGAAGTTAAGCTGTGCCAAACAGCGGCTATATAGGATAGTAGAACGTCATAGAGAGGCAGTTGACACGACCTATGCGTCCATGATCTTTCTTGTTAATGGGGGGATGATCGGCGTGCAAGCTTTGCTGCCTCCGGGGGGCCAACGTTTCCTTGTGGAGAGTGACATGGTACCTAACTTGTATATTTCCCCGTCGCGATCCGGTGTTGTTGACTCCTCGCGCGCGCGATCCTTCCTTCCCCTTGGCCTGCCCACGTCGTCGATCGCGCAGTGCGCCCGCACCATGCGTCCCCGCGCGCGCGAGCGCGACGCCACCTTTTCGATTCCGTCGGCCGGCATGCAACGGGAGGAACTGCGGTGTGGCACCATCCAGGTTGCTGTCAGCAACAGCGGAACACACGCCGGCCGGCTGGACGGACGAGCAGACTGCAGACAACGCACGCGGCACGCCTGCAGGTCAGTCAGGTCAGACAGCAGTGTGACACGCGCGAGCTAGAGTCCAGAGGCATGCATCCTTTGATAATACGGAGCTGGTTTGCTTCTCTGAGTAATCTGGAGCATATGATTAGTTTTTTTGACGCTTGACGAATCATTCGAAGGGACACCGGAGACACTACTGGGTGCCTGGCCATGGAACCAGATGGATATGGATGCATGGATGGCGTGCGGTGATTGATTAGTCTGCGGTCTGCACGACCATTATTTCAGCTTCGGTGAATCGGTGTAGTTTGATGCGACACGCTTGTGTTGACCCGGAGCCATCCGTTTGGAGATCCAGCAGTGACCACCGAAAGTACATATGGGTTCTGTAGCAGCGAAACCAGCACAGTGGAAAAGGAAGGAAGGGGACACAAAATAAAGGGTCAGGTGCTTGTATGTCTtttctgctgctgttgttgtgaATTGTGATGATTGAGAATGAGAATTGAGATTGAGATGGAGTGCGTACATATGTTCGTGCGCAATACAGCCATTTTTGTTGTCGATCGACAGTAGCAACAGAACTCGGAGCGCTTGAGGCAATTTGTGTTCACATGGGCCGGAATGTTTAGATAGCAACGGAATTAGCAGCGCTCGATGCATTTTGTGCTCATGGGCTGGCACGACGACGGAGTATGGACATCTCACATCTGGCCCGACAGCAGGAACGGTGGGCCTGGTCTAGCTCGAACTCCAGAGTCCAGACTTGCCTATTAGCGCGTGAgactttctcaaaaaaaaaaaaaaagcctcCATTCTTGTCTTGTAGTCTTACCCTTGTACTATCTATATCTATAAAACTAATCATCACTTCATATTCTATTTCAACATAGAAGAcatctatatctcttataaagctaatcgGCACTACATGTTCTATTTCAATAGAGAAGACATTCACATCATCTTTTATTAATAACCATGTCATGCCCTAACTTCCAACATCTTAATGCAAGCTTTCCACGTTATCTCAAATTCTATCTCAACATGTAAAACATTTACTTCTTACTAATTGGCATGTCATGTCACTAACTTCCAACCTCTTAATATAAGCTATTCATATCATCTCAAACTCTATCTCAATATGCAAGACATTCACATCATATTCGAATAACTGCTCGCATCATCTCTTACTAATAAACATGTCATGCCACTAATTTTTAACCTTAAGCAAGTTATCCATATTATCTCTActtaattttgttttttttttaatatccACAGCAATGTGCAAAGCATCTTCTAgtttattaaggccttgtttagttcacaaaaattttcaagattctccgtcacatcgaatctttggtcgcatgcatggagcattaaatataaacgaaaataaaaactaactgcacagtttacctgtaatttctgagatgaatcttttgagcctagttactccgtgattggacaatgtttgtcaaataaaaatgaaatgctacagtagccaaaaacaaaaaattttgacaactaaacaaggcctaaattaaaGGTGGAGTATTCCACTGAATCCTTCTAGACTACGACATATATGTAACTTGCAAGTTGCAACGACTCCACTAGCATGACTATTCTGTGTTGCAGCTAGTCCCCAAGAGTTGATGGTTGGatacaaagtcataagcaacaaACATAAACAAAAAACATTACATAGACTGTCAAGCTATCAAAGGGTTCGATTCGACAAGGACACCAAAATTATGCCATGAACGTCCAGACAAATTCCCGAAAGCAGCAATCAATCACAGGCGACCTAAAGTTAAGCATTTCGCTCTGCTATTATATTTGCTTCTGCTTCCCTTCCCACAGCCGCCACGGCACAAACCGAGCAAACGGCAAAGCCATGGTTGGCGGCGTGGCGCTGCTCCGCGAGGCCTCCCCATCCCCATGGAGCGTGCTCGCcggggtggcggcggcgctggtcctGTGGTGGGCGGCGCAGGTGCTGGAGTACGCCTGGTGGGCTCCCCGGCGAATGGAGCGGGCCCTCAGGGCGCAGGGCCTGAGGGGCACCCGGTACCGCTTCCTGTGGGGTGACCTCAAGGAGGAAAGCCGGCTAACGGCGGCAGCCCTGGCCAGGCCCGTGCGCACGGACCGGCCCCACGACGTCTTCCCGCGTGTTTCGCCTCTCCTTCACCGTGTCGTCCAGGAGCATGGTATGCATTTTAAGCTGCAATTCAATCCGTCTGAAGTGCCAAAGCTGTCATGCTGCTGAAATGAAACAAACTGAAAAGTGCAGGCAAACTCTCGTTCACGTGGTTCGGGACGACCCCAAGAATTACAATCACTGACCCTCAGCTTGCCAGGGAAGTTATGTCGAACAAAGATGGATGCTTCTTGAAAACAAAGATAACCACTCGTGTCACGAAGCTTCTATTTGGTGGGGTTGCGATTCTTGACGCCGAAAAATGGGCCAAGCATAGGAGGATTCTGAATCCGGCCTTTCATACAGAGAAGCTCAAGGTTCTTTTTTTTGGCTTCTTTACTGAAATACCTTGGGGGCAATCTTTGATTTGCGATGTTTAGTTTGACACCATTGTGCTGATGATAATTTCCAAACGTAAGTTTGGTAAGAGGTGCTAATGCTGGTTGGTTTGCTATGTCATATATGCCTTTGTTATGCTTAAAATGGAGAAATCATGTTAGTACGATGGTCACTTATAATTAATACTGCTAGAGAAAAAGGATGGTCAATTGATCTAGTTATTTGCAGAAACAGCTTATATATGCGCTAGCTGCCTGCCTAGTATTATACTAACTGTTAGTAAAGTTTTTCCGGAGTTAGGTTTGTTGGAATTTTCTGGTCAAGTAACAATTATCTTGGAAATGGATGCAGGGGATGTTGCCAGCGTTCACTGCAGCTTGCAGCGATCTAATTTGCAGATGGGAGAACTTAGTTGCTGATTCTGTCGGATCAAAAGAGCTGGACATATGGTCTGAATTCCAAAGTTTATCAGGGGATGTAATATCAAGAGCTGTTTTCGGTGTTAGCTACCAAGAAGGCAGACGAATTTTCCGACTTCAAGCTGAACAAGTTGTTCGCGTTACCAATGCTTTCAAGACAAATCACATCCCAGGATTCTCGTATATAACTCTACTACTCCATAACGCTTATTACTATCTCACATTTATCCTGTAGACATTTCTAGTAATCCTTAGATCTCACATTTACCTTTCTCATCTGACAGTCTTTTACCAACAGAAAACAACAGAAGGATGAAGGCTATCGATAGGGAGACCAAGACGATCCTAAGGGGAATAATAGAGAAGAGACATGAGGCCATGAAGAACGGTGAACCCACCACCACCAGAGATGACTTGCTCGGCATGCTATTAGAGTCAAATATGAATTACACAGATTCAGACGGAAAATCCAGCCGTGGGATTACCCTAGAAGAAGTGATCGAAGAATGCAAGCTGTTCTACTTTGCAGGAACAGAGACTACCGCTGTCCTGCTGACATGGACAATAGTAGTCTTAAGCATGCATCCGGAGTGGCAAGATCAAGCCAGGGATGAAGTTTTGGAAGTCTTTGGGCAAAACAACCCAGATTTGAGCGGTGTTAGCCGTCTAAAAGTTGTAAGTGTTAGCTCGAGTAATTGAAAATGAAATATTTCACTGTGCAGATGGTTTTGTTTCGTTTTGAGATCTCCACCATGCCAATATACTATCTTAGCTAAgcattttttgttgttgttgtctgATTGATCTTGAACTTTTGCAACAGGTGACGATGGTGTTGTATGAGGTGCTACGTCTTTATCCTCCGGCGCTGTTTATTAACCGCCGGACTTACAAGCAGACAGAG from Sorghum bicolor cultivar BTx623 chromosome 3, Sorghum_bicolor_NCBIv3, whole genome shotgun sequence encodes the following:
- the LOC8054917 gene encoding cytochrome P450 72A11, with the protein product MNVQTNSRKQQSITGDLKLSISLCYYICFCFPSHSRHGTNRANGKAMVGGVALLREASPSPWSVLAGVAAALVLWWAAQVLEYAWWAPRRMERALRAQGLRGTRYRFLWGDLKEESRLTAAALARPVRTDRPHDVFPRVSPLLHRVVQEHGKLSFTWFGTTPRITITDPQLAREVMSNKDGCFLKTKITTRVTKLLFGGVAILDAEKWAKHRRILNPAFHTEKLKGMLPAFTAACSDLICRWENLVADSVGSKELDIWSEFQSLSGDVISRAVFGVSYQEGRRIFRLQAEQVVRVTNAFKTNHIPGFSLLPTENNRRMKAIDRETKTILRGIIEKRHEAMKNGEPTTTRDDLLGMLLESNMNYTDSDGKSSRGITLEEVIEECKLFYFAGTETTAVLLTWTIVVLSMHPEWQDQARDEVLEVFGQNNPDLSGVSRLKVVTMVLYEVLRLYPPALFINRRTYKQTELGGVMYPPDVMVMVPIMFIHRDPDLWGDDAGEFNPRRFADGVSKACSDPGAFIPFSWGPRICIGQNFALLEAKLAISMILQRFAFELSPAYVHAPYNVLTLHPQHGVLVRLRQL